A window of the Juglans microcarpa x Juglans regia isolate MS1-56 chromosome 5D, Jm3101_v1.0, whole genome shotgun sequence genome harbors these coding sequences:
- the LOC121264218 gene encoding lactoylglutathione lyase GLX1-like yields MAEAEPVTVPNAELLEWPKKDKRRFLHAVYRVGDLDRAIKFYTECFGMKLLRKRDIPEEKYSNAFLGFGSEESNFVVELTYNYGVTSYDIGSGFGHFAIASQDVYKLVEDIRAKGGVITREPGPVKGGKSVIAFVKDPDGYVFELIQRGPTPEPLCQVMLRVGDLDRSIKFYEKALGMRVVKKVDRPEYKYTIAMLGYAEEHETTVLELTYNYGVTEYTKGNAYAQVAIGTDDVYKSAEVVSLVTQELGGKITRPAGPIPGLNTKITSFLDPDGWKTVLVDNEDFLKELHQ; encoded by the exons ATGGCTGAGGCTGAACCTGTAACTGTTCCTAACGCTGAGTTGCTTGAATGGCCTAAGAAGGATAAGCGCCGATTCCTCCATGCGGTCTATCGTGTTGGTGATCTTGACCGTGCAATCAA GTTTTATACTGAATGTTTTGGGATGAAGCTGCTGAGGAAAAGGGACATTCCTGAAGAGAAATACTCTAATGCTTTTCTTGGGTTTGGCTCAGAAGAGTCTAATTTTGTTGTGGAATTGACGTACA ATTATGGTGTGACGTCATATGATATTGGATCTGGTTTTGGTCATTTTGCTATTGCATCTCAAGAT GTTTACAAATTGGTTGAAGACATCCGGGCTAAGGGTGGGGTTATCACTAGAGAGCCTGGTCCTGTTAAAGGTGGGAAAAGTGTCATTGCCTTTGTTAAGGACCCCGATGGTTATGTTTTTGAACTTATCCAAAGAGGTCCAACTCCTGAGCCACTCTGTCAAGTAATGCTTCGTGTTGGTGATTTGGATCGATCCATCAAGTTCTATGAAAAG GCCTTGGGAATGAGGGTGGTGAAGAAGGTTGATAGACCTGAATACAAG TACACCATAGCCATGTTGGGATATGCAGAAGAACATGAGACAACTGTTCTAGAATTGACTTACAATTATGGTGTGACCGAATATACCAAGGGAAATGCATATGCACAG GTTGCTATTGGCACTGATGATGTATACAAAAGTGCTGAGGTTGTCAGCCTGGTCACTCAAGAGCTTGGAGGAAAGATTACTCGACCAGCTGGGCCAATTCCAGGTCTCAATACCAAGATTACCTCTTTCCTAGATCCAGATGGCTGGAAAACT GTCCTGGTCGACAATGAAGATTTCCTGAAGGAGCTGCACCAGTGA
- the LOC121264214 gene encoding 5'-adenylylsulfate reductase 3, chloroplastic-like isoform X2 — protein sequence MALYVASSSSPSTSISSSTFPFSTSSSELGAPQIGSLRLSDWNRPHVLSQGVNFSRRNCSVKPVNAEPKRNGSIVPLAATIVAPEVVEVVEKVEVEDYNQLAKELECASPLEIIDKALEKFGNDIAIAFSGAEDVALIEYAHLTGRPFRVFSLDTGRLNPETYRLFDTVEKHYGIHIEYTFPDAVEVQALVRNKGLFSFYEDGHQECCRIRKVRPLRRALKGLRAWITGQRKDQSPGTRSEIPVVQVDPVFEGMDGGIGSLVKWNPVSNVQGQDIWNFLRTMNVPINSLHSQGYISIGCEPCTRPVLPGQHEREGRWWWEDAKAKECGLHKGNIKEENTGQLNGNGNAAAQANGTATVPDIFNNQNLVTLGRTGIENLARLENRKEPWIVVLYAPWCTFCQAMEASYVELADKMEGTGVKVGKFRADGEHKEYAKRELQLGSFPTILCFPKGSCRPIKYPSEKRDAESLMAFVNALR from the exons ATGGCGCTCTATgttgcttcttcttcctctccttccaCCTCAATTTCTAGTTCTACCTTTCCATTTTCCACTTCTTCGTCTGAGCTTGGCG CTCCACAAATCGGTTCGCTTCGGCTATCGGACTGGAACCGGCCTCATGTTCTATCCCAAGGTGTGAATTTTTCTCGAAGAAATTGCTCGGTCAAGCCGGTCAACGCCGAGCCTAAACGGAACGGTTCGATTGTCCCTCTTGCGGCAACTATCGTTGCCCCCG AAGTTGTAGAAGTGGTGGAGAAAGTAGAGGTGGAGGACTATAATCAATTGGCTAAAGAGCTTGAATGTGCCTCCCCTCTTGAAATCATCGATAAGGCCCTAGAGAAGTTTGGCAACGACATTGCAATTGCTTTTAG TGGTGCTGAAGACGTTGCTCTGATTGAGTACGCACATTTAACTGGTCGACCATTTAGGGTCTTCAGCCTGGATACCGGGAGGCTAAATCCAGAAACCTATCGATTATTTGACACAGTGGAGAAGCATTATGGCATCCACATTGAATACACGTTTCCTGATGCTGTTGAAGTTCAGGCATTAGTAAGGAACAAgggtttgttttctttctatgAAGATGGACACCAGGAGTGCTGCCGTATAAGAAAGGTGAGACCGTTGAGGAGGGCCCTTAAGGGGCTTCGTGCTTGGATCACTGGCCAAAGGAAAGATCAATCTCCGGGTACTAGGTCTGAGATTCCTGTTGTCCAGGTGGACCCAGTTTTTGAAGGAATGGATGGTGGGATTGGCAGCCTGGTGAAGTGGAATCCAGTTTCAAATGTCCAGGGTCAAGACATATGGAACTTCCTCCGCACCATGAATGTGCCTATAAATTCATTGCATTCACAAGGATATATCTCAATTGGTTGTGAGCCATGCACAAGGCCGGTCTTACCAGGGCAGCATGAGAGGGAGGGAAGATGGTGGTGGGAGGATGCCAAGGCCAAGGAGTGCGGCCTCCACAAAGGAAATATCAAGGAGGAAAACACTGGTCAACTGAATGGTAATGGAAATGCGGCAGCCCAAGCAAATGGAACTGCCACTGTTCCTGACATTTTCAACAACCAGAATCTAGTTACTTTGGGCAGGACCGGGATAGAGAATTTGGCAAGATTGGAGAATCGGAAAGAACCATGGATTGTTGTGCTCTATGCACCATGGTGCACCTTCTGCCAG GCAATGGAAGCCTCGTACGTTGAATTGGCGGATAAAATGGAAGGGACGGGGGTGAAGGTGGGAAAGTTCAGGGCAGACGGTGAGCACAAGGAGTATGCGAAGCGAGAACTGCAACTAGGAAGCTTCCCCACAATACTTTGCTTCCCTAAAGGCTCTTGTCGGCCGATAAAGTATCCTTCCGAGAAGAGGGACGCTGAATCCTTAATGGCTTTTGTGAACGCCCTCCGGTGA
- the LOC121264214 gene encoding 5'-adenylylsulfate reductase 3, chloroplastic-like isoform X1, giving the protein MALYVASSSSPSTSISSSTFPFSTSSSELGGKSPQIGSLRLSDWNRPHVLSQGVNFSRRNCSVKPVNAEPKRNGSIVPLAATIVAPEVVEVVEKVEVEDYNQLAKELECASPLEIIDKALEKFGNDIAIAFSGAEDVALIEYAHLTGRPFRVFSLDTGRLNPETYRLFDTVEKHYGIHIEYTFPDAVEVQALVRNKGLFSFYEDGHQECCRIRKVRPLRRALKGLRAWITGQRKDQSPGTRSEIPVVQVDPVFEGMDGGIGSLVKWNPVSNVQGQDIWNFLRTMNVPINSLHSQGYISIGCEPCTRPVLPGQHEREGRWWWEDAKAKECGLHKGNIKEENTGQLNGNGNAAAQANGTATVPDIFNNQNLVTLGRTGIENLARLENRKEPWIVVLYAPWCTFCQAMEASYVELADKMEGTGVKVGKFRADGEHKEYAKRELQLGSFPTILCFPKGSCRPIKYPSEKRDAESLMAFVNALR; this is encoded by the exons ATGGCGCTCTATgttgcttcttcttcctctccttccaCCTCAATTTCTAGTTCTACCTTTCCATTTTCCACTTCTTCGTCTGAGCTTGGCGGTAAAT CTCCACAAATCGGTTCGCTTCGGCTATCGGACTGGAACCGGCCTCATGTTCTATCCCAAGGTGTGAATTTTTCTCGAAGAAATTGCTCGGTCAAGCCGGTCAACGCCGAGCCTAAACGGAACGGTTCGATTGTCCCTCTTGCGGCAACTATCGTTGCCCCCG AAGTTGTAGAAGTGGTGGAGAAAGTAGAGGTGGAGGACTATAATCAATTGGCTAAAGAGCTTGAATGTGCCTCCCCTCTTGAAATCATCGATAAGGCCCTAGAGAAGTTTGGCAACGACATTGCAATTGCTTTTAG TGGTGCTGAAGACGTTGCTCTGATTGAGTACGCACATTTAACTGGTCGACCATTTAGGGTCTTCAGCCTGGATACCGGGAGGCTAAATCCAGAAACCTATCGATTATTTGACACAGTGGAGAAGCATTATGGCATCCACATTGAATACACGTTTCCTGATGCTGTTGAAGTTCAGGCATTAGTAAGGAACAAgggtttgttttctttctatgAAGATGGACACCAGGAGTGCTGCCGTATAAGAAAGGTGAGACCGTTGAGGAGGGCCCTTAAGGGGCTTCGTGCTTGGATCACTGGCCAAAGGAAAGATCAATCTCCGGGTACTAGGTCTGAGATTCCTGTTGTCCAGGTGGACCCAGTTTTTGAAGGAATGGATGGTGGGATTGGCAGCCTGGTGAAGTGGAATCCAGTTTCAAATGTCCAGGGTCAAGACATATGGAACTTCCTCCGCACCATGAATGTGCCTATAAATTCATTGCATTCACAAGGATATATCTCAATTGGTTGTGAGCCATGCACAAGGCCGGTCTTACCAGGGCAGCATGAGAGGGAGGGAAGATGGTGGTGGGAGGATGCCAAGGCCAAGGAGTGCGGCCTCCACAAAGGAAATATCAAGGAGGAAAACACTGGTCAACTGAATGGTAATGGAAATGCGGCAGCCCAAGCAAATGGAACTGCCACTGTTCCTGACATTTTCAACAACCAGAATCTAGTTACTTTGGGCAGGACCGGGATAGAGAATTTGGCAAGATTGGAGAATCGGAAAGAACCATGGATTGTTGTGCTCTATGCACCATGGTGCACCTTCTGCCAG GCAATGGAAGCCTCGTACGTTGAATTGGCGGATAAAATGGAAGGGACGGGGGTGAAGGTGGGAAAGTTCAGGGCAGACGGTGAGCACAAGGAGTATGCGAAGCGAGAACTGCAACTAGGAAGCTTCCCCACAATACTTTGCTTCCCTAAAGGCTCTTGTCGGCCGATAAAGTATCCTTCCGAGAAGAGGGACGCTGAATCCTTAATGGCTTTTGTGAACGCCCTCCGGTGA
- the LOC121264219 gene encoding LOW QUALITY PROTEIN: glucan endo-1,3-beta-glucosidase 1-like (The sequence of the model RefSeq protein was modified relative to this genomic sequence to represent the inferred CDS: inserted 1 base in 1 codon): MAASKLTLLLTLLSLFNVLSSVSQAKSPSVLSLGLAQIKQQQKEDTEPFVGVNIGTDVSSLLSPSALVSFLQVQKITHIRLYDADPDLLKALARTKIRVIISVPNNQLIAIGSSNSTAAAWVGRNVVGFYPETLISAIAVGDEVLTTVPSSAPLLLSAIESLYSALVAANLHTQIKISTPHAASIVLDPFPPSQAFFNQSLSSVVLPLLQFLSRTGSPLMMNLYPYYVFMQNKGVVPLDNSLFKPLTPSKEMVDPNTLLHYTNVLDAMIDAAYFSMKNLNVTDVPVLVTESGWPSKGDSKEPYATIDNADTYNSNLIKHILDRSGTPLHPEVTSSVYIYELFNEDLRSPPVSEANWGXFYGNSTAVYLLHVSGSGTFLANDTTNQTYCVAMDGVDSKTLQAALDWACGPGRANCSEVQPGESCYQPNNVKSHASYAFDSYYQKEGRSAGSCDFKGVATITTSDPSYGSCIFPGSKKVTNTTKQAVNSTHASSAADSLRFVTFCSWRTSAINKGLHVLLFVGFNILFFIPLVTPL, encoded by the exons ATGGCAGCCTCTAAGCTCACTCTTCTTCTCACCCTTTTGTCCTTATTCAATGTACTTTCTTCAGTCTCACAAG CTAAATCGCCGTCGGTACTATCGCTGGGACTGGCACAAATCAAGCAGCAGCAGAAGGAAGACACCGAACCCTTCGTGGGTGTGAACATTGGTACCGATGTTTCAAGTCTACTATCACCCTCAGCTTTAGTCTCTTTCCTCCAAGTCCAAAAGATTACTCACATCCGCCTCTACGATGCCGACCCTGACCTCCTCAAGGCTCTGGCTCGCACCAAGATCCGCGTCATCATCAGCGTCCCCAACAACCAGCTCATCGCCATTGGCTCCTCCAATTCCACTGCCGCAGCTTGGGTTGGCCGAAATGTCGTCGGTTTCTACCCCGAAACCCTCATCTCCGCCATTGCTGTCGGCGATGAGGTCTTAACCACCGTGCCCTCCTCAgctcctcttcttctctcaGCCATTGAGTCCCTCTATAGCGCTTTAGTCGCAGCAAACCTTCACACCCAGATCAAGATTTCGACCCCACATGCCGCCTCGATAGTTCTCGATCCTTTCCCACCTTCTCAAGCTTTCTTTAATCAAAGCTTGAGTTCTGTTGTACTTCCGTTGCTTCAGTTCCTTTCGAGAACTGGATCCCCTTTAATGATGAACCTTTATCCTTACTACGTATTTATGCAAAACAAAGGTGTGGTTCCTTTGGACAATTCTTTGTTTAAGCCCTTGACACCCTCTAAAGAAATGGTCGATCCAAACACTTTGCTTCACTATACCAACGTACTCGATGCCATGATTGATGCGGCCTATTTCTCGATGAAGAACCTCAATGTCACCGACGTTCCGgtccttgtcaccgagagtGGTTGGCCTTCAAAGGGCGATTCGAAAGAGCCTTATGCCACAATTGACAATGCGGATACGTATAATTCGAACCTGATCAAGCATATTCTTGACCGTAGCGGAACCCCTTTGCACCCGGAGGTGACGTCCAGTGTGTATATATACGAATTGTTCAACGAGGACCTGAGGTCCCCGCCGGTATCGGAGGCTAATTGGG TGTTTTATGGAAATTCGACGGCGGTGTACTTGCTTCACGTCTCGGGAAGTGGGACTTTTCTGGCCAACGACACGACGAACCAGACGTACTGTGTGGCCATGGATGGGGTGGACTCGAAGACGTTGCAGGCTGCGTTGGATTGGGCATGTGGTCCGGGGCGGGCTAATTGCTCGGAGGTTCAGCCAGGGGAGAGTTGTTACCAGCCTAACAACGTGAAGAGCCACGCTTCTTATGCGTTTGATAGCTATTACCAGAAGGAAGGGAGGTCTGCTGGTTCTTGCGACTTCAAGGGTGTGGCCACGATCACCACCAGTGACCCAA GTTACGGGAGCTGTATATTTCCTGGAAG TAAGAAGGTAACCAACACGACAAAGCAGGCAGTGAACTCGACGCATGCAAGTAGTGCAGCGGACAGTCTAAGATTTGTCACCTTCTGCAGCTGGCGAACGAGTGCAATCAACAAGGGGTTGCACGTTTTGTTGTTTGTAGgtttcaatattttgtttttcattcctCTAGTAACTCCATTAtga
- the LOC121264222 gene encoding tyrosyl-DNA phosphodiesterase 2: MTTTCIIRAKAASNLKMASSCFALIKGVAFSPHFQSHGSRINPKKPSRLLSFSMSSWTCKKCTFINPPFQKSTCQICLTSFSSSSASPSSSPSAPKWACKACTFLNPYRNTNCEVCGTRASVSRFEDLNDTDLDDDESGVGSVFLPLQRCKRKLRDPVADDEDCVELGGFRGAKASSKAVAVLEDSGSGTVSSSLKVLSYNVWFREDLEMHNRMKALGDLIKLHSPEIICFQEVTPNIYDIFRQSSWWKVYSCSVSCEVANSRAYFCMLLSKVTVKSFNCIPFRNSTMGRELCVAEVEVQKGKTLVVATSHFESPCPAPPKWNQMYSKERVEQANEAVNLLKKNPNVVFGGDMNWDDKLDGQFPLPDGWVDAWRELRPGENGWTYDTKSNPMLAGNRTLQKRLDRIICNLRDFKINEIDMVGMDAIPGLSYNKEKKVKKEKKQLELPVLPSDHYGLLLTISSQ; encoded by the exons ATGACAACGACATGTATAATCAGAGCAAAAGCGGCAAGCAATTTGAAAATGGCATCCTCGTGTTTTGCGTTGATAAAGGGTGTAGCTTTTTCACCTCATTTCCAGAGTCACGGTAGCAgaataaaccctaaaaaaccctctcgtcttctttcattttcaatgtCTTCTTGGACTTGCAAAAAATGCACCTTCATCAACCCACCTTTTCAAAAATCCACCTGCCAAATCTGCttaacttctttttcttcttcttctgcttctccGTCTTCTTCTCCTTCAGCTCCAAAATGGGCATGCAAGGCCTGCACTTTCTTGAACCCATACAGGAACACGAACTGCGAGGTCTGCGGCACGAGGGCCTCAGTGTCGAGATTCGAGGATTTGAACGATACCGAtcttgatgatgatgagtcTGGGGTGGGCTCCGTTTTCTTGCCATTGCAGCGTTGCAAGAGGAAGCTGCGGGACCCAGTTGCGGATGACGAAGATTGCGTTGAATTGGGTGGATTTAGAGGAGCTAAGGCTTCGAGTAAGGCGGTGGCCGTGTTGG AGGACTCAGGTTCGGGCACAGTATCTAGTTCATTGAAGGTTTTAAGCTATAATGTTTGGTTTCGAGAAGACCTGGAAATGCATAATAGGATGAAAGCCCTTGGTGACCTTATCAAACTGCATTCCCCAGAAATTATCTGTTttcag GAAGTTACTCCTAATATATATGACATTTTTCGCCAGTCCAGCTGGTGGAAGGTATATAGTTGCTCAGTTTCATGTGAGGTTGCAAATTCAAGAGCTTACTTTTGCATGCTG CTAAGCAAAGTGACTGTGAAATCCTTCAACTGTATACCCTTCAGAAATTCTACAATGGGGAGAGAACTATGTGTTGCTGAGGTTGAAGTTCAGAAGGGCAAGACTCTAGTGGTTGCTACTAGCCATTTTGAGAGCCCCTGCCCAGCACCCCCAAAATGGAATCAGATGTATAGCAAGGAACGTGTTGAGCAAGCAAATGAGGCAGTCAACCTTCTAAAAAAGAATCCGAATGTGGTTTTTGGCGGTGACATGAACTGGGATGACAAATTAGACGGTCAATTTCCTTTACCTGATGGATGGGTTGATGCATGGCGAGAGTTGAGGCCAGGGGAAAATGGATGGACATATGATACCAAATCCAACCCGATGTTGGCCGGTAATCGTACATTGCAAAAGCGACTAGATCGAATTATTTGTAATCTTCgtgatttcaaaataaatgaaattgacATGGTTGGGATGGATGCGATACCAGGTCTATCAtataacaaagaaaagaaagtgaagaaagagaagaagcagCTGGAGCTTCCTGTTCTGCCTAGTGATCATTATGGCTTGCTTTTGACAATCTCTAGCCAGTAA
- the LOC121264228 gene encoding glycine-rich protein 23-like, with protein sequence MDSKLLLVVLLGALICTHARELVSQKAGTFKEEKTFFHHFPGCGGGLGGGSGGQGGLGGGVGLGGGSGLGSGVGLGGGSGLGGGGGGGGGFGGGGGGTGVGGGSGFGGGAGGGFGSGAGGLGGGSGGFGGGGGSDSLGGGAGGGDGRG encoded by the coding sequence ATGGATTCTAAGCTTCTTTTGGTGGTGCTTCTCGGTGCACTTATTTGCACTCATGCTAGAGAGCTTGTCAGTCAAAAAGCCGGTACATTTAAAGAGGAGAAGACATTCTTCCACCACTTCCCTGGTTGTGGTGGTGGGCTAGGTGGTGGTTCTGGTGGTCAGGGAGGCTTGGGTGGTGGAGTTGGACTTGGTGGAGGTTCTGGCTTGGGTAGTGGAGTTGGGCTTGGCGGGGGTTCTGGCTtgggtggaggtggaggtggaggtggagggtttggtggtggtggtggcgggACTGGAGTAGGTGGTGGCTCAGGTTTTGGAGGTGGAGCTGGAGGTGGCTTTGGGTCTGGAGCTGGAGGGCTAGGAGGTGGCAGTGGAGGGTTTGGAGGCGGTGGTGGCAGTGACTCACTTGGTGGTGGGGCTGGTGGTGGAG